A single genomic interval of Mycolicibacterium sp. MU0053 harbors:
- a CDS encoding thioesterase family protein has product MTCYYRRVSPDSYESTDLTRSNWTPEIQHGSPPLALLTREIEHHLEGSGLRIGRLVLDILGAIPVVPLTVRTFVPRPGKRISLVCAEMAPVADPDRPVARVSAWALATSDTSAGASDRYPPLVRNEAIPLPEFWWDAPGYLESVAWQRQQDEAGARIFWLRPTVALVDDEPTTALQRLAMVVDSANGIGSALNPEEFIFMNTDTTVHLHRLPTGDEFAVRARGSIGPDGLGVTTAEIFDHSGFIGTSAQTLLVQPR; this is encoded by the coding sequence GTGACCTGCTACTACCGGCGGGTGTCGCCGGACTCCTACGAGTCGACCGACCTGACACGCAGCAACTGGACCCCCGAAATCCAACACGGCTCTCCCCCGCTGGCACTGTTGACCCGGGAAATCGAACACCACCTCGAGGGTTCGGGCCTGCGAATCGGGCGGTTGGTTCTCGACATCCTCGGCGCGATCCCGGTGGTACCGCTGACGGTCCGGACCTTCGTTCCGCGTCCCGGTAAGCGCATCAGCCTGGTCTGTGCGGAGATGGCACCGGTGGCCGATCCGGATCGACCGGTGGCCCGGGTGTCGGCGTGGGCGTTGGCCACCAGCGATACCTCCGCGGGGGCGTCGGACCGGTATCCCCCGCTGGTCCGCAACGAGGCGATACCGCTGCCGGAGTTCTGGTGGGACGCCCCGGGCTACTTGGAGTCGGTGGCCTGGCAGCGTCAGCAGGACGAGGCCGGCGCCCGGATCTTCTGGCTGCGACCGACAGTCGCCTTGGTGGACGACGAGCCCACCACGGCCCTGCAGCGACTGGCCATGGTGGTCGACTCGGCCAACGGCATCGGCTCGGCGCTGAACCCCGAGGAGTTCATCTTCATGAACACCGACACCACGGTGCATCTGCATCGGCTGCCGACCGGTGACGAGTTCGCGGTGCGGGCCCGCGGCTCCATCGGCCCCGACGGCCTCGGCGTGACCACGGCCGAGATCTTTGACCACTCCGGTTTCATCGGCACCTCGGCGCAGACGCTGTTGGTGCAGCCGCGCTAG